A genomic region of Streptomyces rimosus contains the following coding sequences:
- a CDS encoding LysR family transcriptional regulator substrate-binding protein, producing MTGSEETPSFRLAYVPGVTPTKWVRIWNERLPGIPLTLVPAPAAEAYDVLRGGGADAGFVRLPADRTYFSAIPLYTETTVVVVPKDHLFTAADEITVEELADEIVLHPLDDTLGWERPPGQPAFERPATTADAIELVAAGIGLLVVPQSLARLYHRKDLKYRTLTDAPQSQVALAWPEERTTDQVEDFIGIVRGRTVNSTRGRTRSETTDGPKGRQAAKDGARQKTTGGKPRAGQGARGTRGGSGSGKSAKPARRGKPRRRS from the coding sequence GTGACAGGCTCGGAAGAAACCCCTTCGTTCCGGCTCGCGTACGTCCCGGGGGTGACGCCCACGAAGTGGGTGCGGATCTGGAACGAGCGGCTGCCCGGCATCCCCCTCACGCTCGTCCCGGCGCCCGCCGCCGAGGCGTACGACGTGCTGCGGGGCGGCGGCGCCGACGCGGGTTTCGTACGGCTGCCGGCCGACCGTACGTACTTCAGCGCGATCCCCCTCTACACGGAGACGACCGTGGTCGTCGTCCCGAAGGACCACCTCTTCACGGCGGCCGACGAGATCACCGTCGAGGAACTGGCCGACGAGATCGTGCTGCATCCCCTCGACGACACCCTCGGCTGGGAGCGCCCGCCGGGGCAGCCCGCGTTCGAGCGGCCCGCGACGACGGCGGACGCGATCGAGCTGGTGGCGGCGGGCATCGGGCTGCTGGTCGTCCCGCAGTCGCTGGCGCGGTTGTACCACCGCAAGGACCTCAAGTACCGCACGCTGACGGATGCCCCCCAGTCCCAGGTGGCGCTGGCCTGGCCGGAGGAGCGCACCACCGACCAGGTCGAGGACTTCATCGGCATCGTCCGCGGCCGTACGGTCAACAGCACACGCGGCCGTACGCGGTCCGAGACCACGGACGGTCCGAAGGGCCGGCAGGCCGCGAAGGACGGCGCCCGCCAGAAGACCACGGGCGGCAAGCCGAGGGCCGGTCAGGGCGCCCGGGGCACGCGCGGCGGCTCCGGCTCGGGCAAGTCGGCCAAGCCCGCCCGGCGCGGCAAGCCCCGCCGCCGGTCGTAG
- a CDS encoding response regulator: MTTPIRVLIADDQVMVRQGFTVLLDAEPGIEVAGQAVDGLDALDKAAELAPDVVLMDIRMPGLNGIEATRRLTEAAGSTVKVLVLTTFDLDEYVYEALRAGASGFLLKDASAAELAQAVRVVAAGDALLAPNITKRLIAEFSRMAAAPRAPLKERVGDLTERETEVLSLIAQGLSNAEIAERLVVAEQTVKTHVSRMLVKLGLRDRTQAAVFAYETGLVRPAGY; the protein is encoded by the coding sequence ATGACGACCCCCATCCGCGTGCTGATCGCCGACGACCAGGTCATGGTCCGTCAGGGCTTCACGGTGCTGCTCGACGCCGAACCCGGCATCGAGGTGGCCGGCCAGGCCGTGGACGGACTCGACGCCCTCGACAAGGCCGCCGAACTCGCCCCCGACGTCGTGCTGATGGACATCCGCATGCCCGGCCTCAACGGCATCGAGGCCACCCGCCGCCTCACCGAGGCCGCCGGATCGACCGTCAAGGTCCTCGTCCTGACCACCTTCGATCTGGACGAGTACGTGTACGAGGCGCTGCGCGCCGGCGCGTCCGGCTTCCTCCTCAAGGACGCCTCGGCCGCCGAACTCGCGCAGGCCGTACGGGTGGTGGCGGCGGGCGACGCGCTGCTCGCGCCGAACATCACCAAACGCCTGATCGCCGAGTTCTCCCGGATGGCCGCCGCGCCCCGGGCGCCCCTCAAGGAGCGCGTCGGCGATCTGACGGAACGCGAGACCGAAGTCCTCTCCCTGATCGCCCAGGGCCTGTCGAACGCGGAGATCGCCGAGCGCCTGGTGGTGGCCGAGCAGACCGTGAAGACCCACGTGAGCCGCATGCTGGTCAAGCTGGGCCTGCGCGACCGGACCCAGGCGGCGGTCTTCGCGTACGAGACGGGGCTGGTACGGCCGGCCGGCTACTGA
- a CDS encoding acyltransferase family protein, which yields MGRRPALRGADLRSLARRIDAATPPTRDRAVDALRAAAILGVVLGHWLVTALVTDSGTVRGASPLQHLPQLTPISWLFQTLAVFFFVGGQVAVRSYAAARARGVSYGRWLGTRIARFYRPVVALLALWAVVAGAMLASGADLATVRTLLKLVWSPLWFLLVLTALTAATPLVAKVHPLWPLAVVLAVDIVRYGLGGPDALGWVNVAAGWLVPYCLGALWARGGLRGRTTGWVLLAGGAAATALLVGYAGYPASMVGVPGAAVSNLNPPTLAAVTFGLAQCGAALLLRDPLRRLLARPAAWAAVALLNLSAMTVFLWHQTALMAVTATGLLAEHPLPGLHTEPDGAVWVAARIAWLPVFAVALLICWTAFRAHETHERRKPSKTTLVHEGRPAREEMVHGA from the coding sequence GTGGGTAGGAGACCGGCTCTCCGGGGGGCCGATCTGCGGAGCCTCGCCCGGCGCATCGACGCCGCCACCCCGCCGACCCGCGACCGCGCCGTCGACGCCCTCCGGGCCGCCGCCATCCTCGGCGTCGTCCTCGGGCACTGGCTGGTGACCGCACTGGTCACCGACAGCGGAACCGTACGCGGTGCCAGCCCGCTCCAGCACTTGCCTCAACTCACTCCGATTTCCTGGCTGTTCCAGACCCTGGCGGTGTTCTTCTTCGTCGGCGGGCAGGTGGCGGTACGGAGTTACGCGGCGGCCCGCGCCCGGGGCGTCTCGTACGGGCGGTGGCTCGGTACCCGTATCGCGCGGTTCTACCGGCCCGTCGTCGCCCTGCTCGCGCTGTGGGCCGTGGTCGCGGGCGCGATGCTCGCCTCGGGCGCGGACCTGGCGACCGTACGGACCCTGCTCAAGCTGGTCTGGTCGCCGCTGTGGTTCCTGCTCGTCCTCACGGCGCTCACGGCGGCCACTCCGCTGGTCGCGAAGGTGCATCCGTTGTGGCCGCTGGCGGTGGTCCTGGCGGTCGACATCGTCCGGTACGGGCTCGGCGGGCCGGACGCGCTCGGCTGGGTCAATGTGGCGGCGGGCTGGCTGGTCCCGTACTGCCTGGGCGCGCTGTGGGCCCGGGGCGGGCTGCGGGGCCGTACGACGGGCTGGGTGCTGCTGGCCGGGGGAGCGGCCGCCACCGCGCTCCTCGTCGGATACGCCGGATACCCGGCCTCGATGGTCGGCGTACCGGGTGCCGCCGTCTCCAACCTCAACCCGCCGACCCTGGCAGCCGTAACGTTCGGCCTCGCCCAGTGCGGAGCGGCCCTGCTGCTCCGCGACCCGCTGCGGCGGCTCCTCGCACGGCCCGCGGCCTGGGCCGCCGTCGCGCTGCTCAACCTCTCCGCGATGACCGTCTTCCTCTGGCACCAGACCGCGCTGATGGCGGTCACGGCAACCGGCCTGCTCGCGGAGCACCCACTCCCCGGCCTGCACACCGAGCCCGACGGCGCCGTCTGGGTGGCGGCCCGGATCGCCTGGCTGCCGGTGTTCGCGGTGGCGCTCCTGATCTGCTGGACGGCCTTCCGCGCGCACGAGACGCACGAGCGACGGAAGCCGTCCAAAACGACGTTGGTACACGAAGGGCGGCCCGCCCGGGAAGAGATGGTGCACGGTGCTTAA
- a CDS encoding DUF5997 family protein — MTSHQNTQTMKPATAAKKLGVYLEATPAEFQEGLVSRAELNALQTDPPEWLRELRQNGPHPRPVVAAKLGVSISGLARGGITEPLTTEQIDALKAESPEWLQKERATQAEVRKETVRIKEKHKQEREKREKSGE, encoded by the coding sequence ATGACGTCGCACCAGAACACCCAGACGATGAAGCCCGCGACCGCGGCGAAGAAGCTGGGTGTGTACCTCGAAGCCACCCCCGCCGAATTCCAGGAGGGCCTCGTCTCGCGCGCCGAACTGAACGCGCTGCAGACCGACCCGCCCGAGTGGCTCCGGGAGCTGCGACAGAACGGCCCCCACCCCCGCCCCGTCGTCGCCGCGAAGCTGGGCGTCTCCATCTCGGGCCTCGCCCGCGGTGGCATCACCGAGCCCCTCACCACGGAGCAGATCGACGCCCTGAAGGCCGAGTCCCCCGAGTGGCTCCAGAAGGAACGCGCCACCCAGGCCGAGGTCCGCAAGGAAACCGTGCGGATCAAGGAGAAGCACAAGCAGGAACGCGAGAAGCGGGAGAAGAGCGGGGAGTAA
- a CDS encoding sensor histidine kinase — MGENGASARTRARKRLVTAVKGLPRALREDLVAGAVGPPPGERPGWLIWQPVIVLVLASAAPFLCALSVSDLAHGGRQTLDMRLALLLGSVQALAVIVAAFRPVVAWWMATAAMVAVVAGVEYVAAPHGLPLWPGDGPAAVREFPVDRGGLYPWTTAGLAAQAVVLLLLALRLRFRAAAGALAVTLVAGLVCGAGATQAGAPLRASGIGLAVAVLTIAVVVGAALRGRQVARTELVVQEGITTEERARRALLEERNRIARELHDVVAHHMSVISIQAQVAPHLAENPSDALKENLTGIRTNAVEALTELRRVLGVLRSEEAPAYGTPEYAGDGTAPHAPQPTLDRLDELVGNVRAAGVTVTTDVTGRRRPLSPGVELSAFRIVQEALSNAMRHAPGARVAVAIAYRTGALTVRVTNTAPDRPAAASPGAGHGLLGMRERTAMLGGELATGPTPDGGYEVTAVLPTGAPATAPDPASTPSTRPPADPTEDTTP; from the coding sequence GTGGGGGAGAACGGGGCGAGCGCCCGTACGCGGGCGAGGAAGCGGCTGGTCACGGCCGTCAAGGGGCTGCCGCGCGCGCTGCGTGAGGACCTGGTGGCGGGGGCCGTGGGGCCGCCGCCGGGGGAGCGGCCGGGGTGGTTGATCTGGCAGCCGGTGATTGTGCTGGTGCTGGCGTCGGCTGCGCCGTTCCTCTGCGCGCTGAGCGTCAGCGACCTGGCCCACGGCGGACGCCAGACCCTCGACATGCGGCTGGCGCTGTTGCTCGGTTCCGTGCAGGCGCTGGCGGTCATCGTGGCGGCGTTCCGGCCGGTGGTGGCCTGGTGGATGGCGACGGCGGCGATGGTCGCCGTCGTGGCGGGCGTGGAATACGTGGCCGCACCGCATGGGCTGCCCCTATGGCCGGGCGACGGTCCCGCGGCGGTCAGGGAGTTCCCCGTCGACCGGGGCGGGCTCTACCCCTGGACGACTGCGGGGCTTGCCGCGCAGGCCGTTGTGCTCCTCCTGCTGGCGCTGCGGCTCCGCTTCCGCGCGGCGGCCGGGGCGCTGGCGGTCACCCTTGTCGCCGGCCTGGTGTGCGGAGCCGGCGCGACGCAGGCCGGGGCTCCGCTCCGGGCCTCCGGCATCGGCCTCGCCGTGGCCGTCCTCACCATCGCCGTGGTGGTCGGCGCCGCCCTCCGCGGCCGACAGGTGGCCCGTACCGAACTGGTCGTCCAGGAAGGGATCACCACGGAGGAGCGGGCCCGCCGCGCGCTCCTGGAGGAGCGCAACCGGATCGCCCGGGAACTGCACGACGTGGTCGCCCACCACATGTCGGTGATCTCCATCCAGGCGCAGGTCGCCCCGCACCTGGCCGAGAACCCGTCCGACGCGCTGAAGGAGAACCTCACGGGCATCCGTACCAACGCGGTGGAGGCACTGACCGAACTGCGCCGCGTGCTGGGCGTGCTGCGGTCGGAGGAGGCACCGGCGTACGGCACTCCCGAGTACGCCGGGGACGGCACCGCCCCGCACGCCCCGCAGCCCACCCTCGACCGGCTGGACGAGCTGGTCGGCAACGTCCGCGCCGCCGGGGTCACGGTCACCACCGACGTCACCGGGAGGCGGCGCCCGCTGTCGCCGGGCGTCGAACTGTCCGCGTTCCGCATCGTGCAGGAAGCGCTCAGCAACGCGATGCGGCACGCGCCGGGCGCGCGCGTCGCGGTGGCGATCGCGTACCGCACGGGCGCCCTCACCGTCCGCGTCACCAACACCGCACCGGACCGCCCCGCCGCGGCCTCCCCGGGGGCCGGCCACGGACTGCTCGGCATGCGCGAACGTACCGCCATGCTGGGCGGCGAACTGGCCACCGGCCCGACGCCCGACGGCGGCTACGAAGTGACCGCCGTCCTGCCCACCGGAGCCCCCGCCACGGCACCCGATCCGGCCTCCACACCATCGACCCGTCCGCCCGCCGACCCCACCGAGGACACCACCCCATGA
- a CDS encoding class I SAM-dependent methyltransferase, with product MMTQHSGPVPGPSAQSWDAMYRSRDQVFSGAPNPVLVSEVTGLPPGQALDVGCGEGADALWLARRGWQVTAVDISQVALRRAAAAATDLAGRVAWARADLTTAPPPADAFDLVSVQYFPLRREPDHTALRGLLEAVAPGGTLLFVSHDLSGLTPRPEDGFDPADYYVPDEIAQLLAPDWTVQSNETRARTTPPPAGTHHTHDTVLRARRAR from the coding sequence ATGATGACCCAGCATTCCGGGCCCGTCCCCGGGCCGAGCGCCCAGTCGTGGGACGCGATGTACCGCAGCCGCGACCAGGTGTTCAGCGGTGCGCCCAACCCCGTCCTCGTCAGCGAGGTCACCGGCCTGCCGCCCGGGCAGGCGCTCGACGTCGGGTGCGGTGAGGGCGCCGACGCGCTGTGGCTGGCCCGGCGCGGGTGGCAGGTCACCGCGGTCGACATTTCCCAGGTCGCGCTGCGACGCGCCGCCGCGGCGGCCACGGACCTCGCCGGCCGGGTGGCGTGGGCCCGTGCCGACCTGACCACGGCACCGCCCCCGGCCGACGCCTTCGACCTGGTGTCCGTCCAGTACTTCCCGCTCCGGCGCGAGCCGGACCACACCGCGCTACGCGGCCTGCTGGAGGCCGTCGCCCCCGGCGGCACCCTGCTCTTCGTCAGCCACGACCTGAGCGGCCTGACTCCCCGCCCGGAAGACGGCTTCGACCCGGCCGACTATTACGTACCCGACGAGATAGCCCAGCTCCTCGCCCCCGACTGGACCGTCCAATCCAACGAAACCCGCGCCCGAACGACCCCGCCGCCCGCCGGTACCCACCACACCCACGACACGGTGCTGCGGGCCCGACGGGCGCGGTGA
- a CDS encoding NADP-dependent isocitrate dehydrogenase — protein MTDSTIIYTHTDEAPALATYSFLPVIEAYASTAGVAVESRDISLAGRIIAGFPEWLQEDQRIDDALAELGELAKTPEANIIKLPNISASIPQLKAAIAELQEQGYALPDYPDDPKTDQERDIRARYDKVKGSAVNPVLREGNSDRRAPASVKNYAKANPHRMGAWSADSKTNVAHMTGDDFRSTEKSVVIAEDGALRIELAGDDGSTTVLRESVPVLAGEVVDASVMRVAALREFLKEQVARAKAEGILFSVHLKATMMKVSDPIIFGHVVRAFFPKTFAAYGDVLAQAGLTPNDGLGGIWKGLESLPQGEEIKKSFDAELAEGPDLAMVDSHRGITNLHVPSDVIVDASMPAMIRTSGHMWNKDDQEQDALAVIPDSSYAGVYQAVIEDCKANGAYDPSTMGSVPNVGLMAQKAEEYGSHDKTFEIPATGTVRVLDKDGNAVLEQTVSAGDIFRMCQTKDIPIRDWVKLAVTRARATGDPAVFWLDEDRAHDANLIAKVKQYLPEHDTEGLQIEIMSPVEATKFSVERIRRGENTISVTGNVLRDYLTDLFPILELGTSAKMLSVVPLINGGGLFETGAGGSAPKHVQQLVKENYLRWDSLGEFLALAVSFEHLAQKTGNARAQILADTLDRATGTFLAENKSPSRKLGGIDNRGSHFYLAMYWAQELAKQTEDTQLAQSFSALAATLAEQEQKIVDELIAVQGKPVDIGGYYQPSVAKAAAVMRPSQTFNEALATLGS, from the coding sequence GTGACTGACTCGACCATCATCTACACCCACACTGACGAGGCCCCGGCCCTGGCGACGTATTCGTTCCTGCCGGTGATCGAGGCCTACGCCTCGACGGCCGGGGTCGCGGTGGAGAGCCGTGACATCTCCCTGGCGGGCCGCATCATCGCCGGTTTCCCGGAGTGGCTCCAGGAGGACCAGCGGATCGACGACGCCCTCGCCGAGCTGGGCGAGCTGGCGAAGACGCCCGAGGCCAACATCATCAAGCTGCCGAACATCTCGGCCTCGATCCCGCAGCTGAAGGCGGCCATCGCCGAGCTGCAGGAGCAGGGCTACGCGCTGCCGGACTACCCGGACGACCCGAAGACCGACCAGGAGCGCGACATCCGCGCCCGCTACGACAAGGTCAAGGGCAGCGCCGTCAACCCGGTGCTGCGCGAGGGCAACTCCGACCGCCGCGCCCCCGCCTCGGTGAAGAACTACGCCAAGGCCAACCCGCACCGGATGGGCGCCTGGTCCGCCGACTCGAAGACCAATGTCGCGCACATGACCGGCGACGACTTCCGCTCCACCGAGAAGTCCGTGGTCATCGCCGAGGACGGCGCGCTGCGCATCGAGCTGGCCGGTGACGACGGCTCGACCACCGTGCTGCGCGAGTCGGTACCGGTGCTCGCCGGCGAGGTCGTGGACGCCTCCGTCATGCGCGTCGCCGCGCTGCGCGAGTTCCTCAAGGAGCAGGTCGCCCGCGCCAAGGCCGAGGGCATCCTGTTCTCGGTGCACCTGAAGGCCACGATGATGAAGGTCTCCGACCCGATCATCTTCGGCCACGTGGTGCGCGCCTTCTTCCCGAAGACCTTCGCCGCGTACGGTGACGTGCTCGCCCAGGCCGGCCTGACCCCGAACGACGGTCTGGGCGGCATCTGGAAGGGCCTGGAGTCGCTGCCGCAGGGCGAGGAGATCAAGAAGTCCTTCGACGCGGAGCTGGCCGAGGGCCCGGACCTGGCCATGGTCGACTCGCACCGCGGCATCACCAACCTGCACGTCCCCAGCGACGTCATCGTCGACGCCTCCATGCCGGCCATGATCCGTACCTCCGGCCACATGTGGAACAAGGACGACCAGGAGCAGGACGCCCTCGCCGTCATCCCGGACAGCTCGTACGCCGGCGTCTACCAGGCCGTCATCGAGGACTGCAAGGCCAACGGCGCGTACGACCCGTCGACCATGGGCTCGGTGCCGAACGTCGGCCTGATGGCGCAGAAGGCCGAGGAGTACGGCAGCCACGACAAGACCTTCGAGATCCCGGCCACCGGCACGGTGCGGGTCCTCGACAAGGACGGCAACGCCGTTCTGGAGCAGACGGTCAGCGCCGGCGACATCTTCCGCATGTGCCAGACCAAGGACATCCCGATCCGCGACTGGGTCAAGCTGGCCGTCACCCGCGCCCGCGCGACCGGCGACCCGGCGGTGTTCTGGCTGGACGAGGACCGCGCGCACGACGCGAACCTCATCGCCAAGGTGAAGCAGTACCTCCCCGAGCACGACACCGAGGGCCTGCAGATCGAGATCATGTCCCCGGTCGAGGCGACGAAGTTCTCGGTCGAGCGCATCCGCCGCGGCGAGAACACCATCTCGGTCACCGGCAACGTGCTGCGCGACTACCTCACCGACCTGTTCCCGATCCTGGAGCTGGGCACCAGCGCCAAGATGCTCTCGGTGGTGCCGCTCATCAACGGCGGCGGCCTCTTCGAGACCGGCGCCGGCGGCTCCGCGCCCAAGCACGTCCAGCAGCTGGTCAAGGAGAACTACCTGCGCTGGGACAGCCTGGGCGAGTTCCTCGCGCTCGCGGTGAGCTTCGAGCACCTCGCGCAGAAGACGGGCAACGCGCGCGCCCAGATCCTCGCGGACACCCTCGACCGCGCGACCGGCACGTTCCTCGCCGAGAACAAGTCGCCCAGCCGCAAGCTCGGCGGGATCGACAACCGCGGCAGCCACTTCTACCTGGCCATGTACTGGGCCCAGGAGCTGGCCAAGCAGACCGAGGACACGCAGCTGGCCCAGTCCTTCTCGGCCCTCGCGGCGACGCTGGCCGAGCAGGAGCAGAAGATCGTCGACGAGCTGATCGCCGTCCAGGGCAAGCCGGTCGACATCGGCGGCTACTACCAGCCCTCGGTGGCCAAGGCCGCGGCCGTCATGCGCCCGTCGCAGACGTTCAACGAGGCGCTGGCGACCCTCGGCAGCTGA
- a CDS encoding FAD-dependent oxidoreductase — MNLTQDARVAIAGGGLGGLVCARILQLHGRSVTVFERETSPDARSQGSTLDLHPGTGQAALRAAGLLDRFHALSRPEGQEWRKVDHVTAAAQEQEWPPGDEGAGVEDRPEIDRGHLRGLLLDSLAPGTVHWGRAVGGATPLGDGTCRLEFTEGATEDFDLVVGADGAWSRVRPAVSEAFPEYTGVTLIETGFDDSDVRHPELARLVGPGTLVAESGSTMLFAQRNSNGHIRTYVAFRTPQDWHTTAGVDLNDRAAMRAYLSKRLDGWAEGLRYALLDGDHDFVNRPLFALPVPHVWEHVPGVTLLGDAAHLMPPLGVGANHALLDGADLAQALVAEERVDDAVRAYEELMLPRSSELAKQCAEGLKHMVP; from the coding sequence ATGAATCTCACCCAGGACGCCCGCGTGGCGATCGCCGGCGGCGGCCTCGGCGGTCTCGTCTGTGCACGGATCCTTCAGCTCCACGGCCGTTCCGTGACCGTTTTCGAGCGGGAGACGTCCCCCGACGCCCGCTCGCAGGGCAGCACGCTCGACCTCCACCCTGGTACGGGGCAGGCCGCCCTCCGCGCGGCGGGCCTGCTCGACCGGTTCCACGCCCTGTCCCGCCCCGAGGGCCAGGAGTGGCGGAAGGTGGACCACGTCACTGCGGCCGCCCAGGAACAGGAGTGGCCCCCCGGGGACGAGGGCGCGGGTGTGGAGGACCGGCCGGAGATCGACCGCGGGCATCTGCGCGGGCTGCTGCTGGATTCGCTCGCGCCGGGAACGGTCCACTGGGGGCGCGCCGTCGGCGGTGCGACACCGCTCGGCGACGGCACCTGCCGCCTGGAGTTCACGGAGGGCGCCACCGAGGACTTCGACCTGGTCGTCGGCGCCGACGGCGCGTGGTCGCGGGTCCGCCCGGCCGTCTCGGAGGCGTTCCCCGAGTACACGGGCGTCACGCTCATCGAGACCGGCTTCGACGACAGCGACGTGCGCCACCCCGAACTGGCCCGGCTGGTCGGTCCGGGCACGCTGGTGGCGGAGTCCGGCTCGACGATGCTGTTCGCCCAGCGGAACAGCAACGGTCACATCCGCACCTATGTGGCGTTCCGGACTCCGCAGGACTGGCACACGACCGCCGGAGTGGACCTGAACGACAGGGCGGCGATGCGCGCGTACCTCTCGAAGCGGCTCGACGGGTGGGCCGAAGGACTGCGGTACGCCCTGCTCGACGGCGACCACGACTTCGTCAACCGGCCCCTGTTCGCGCTGCCGGTGCCGCACGTCTGGGAGCACGTCCCGGGCGTGACGCTGCTGGGCGACGCCGCGCACCTGATGCCGCCCCTCGGCGTGGGCGCCAACCACGCGCTGCTCGACGGCGCCGACCTGGCCCAGGCGCTGGTCGCCGAGGAGCGGGTGGACGACGCCGTGCGGGCGTACGAGGAGCTGATGCTGCCCCGGTCCTCGGAGCTGGCCAAGCAGTGCGCGGAGGGGCTGAAGCACATGGTGCCGTAG
- a CDS encoding TetR/AcrR family transcriptional regulator: protein MTEPAPHPKIPVPAGTGAPVGRRERKKAQTRKALADAALELFLERGFDQVGVKEIADAADVSVTTLFKHFASKEALVFDQDDDIEAGLVAAVRDRAPGQSIPQALRAHIIHPGGHVGHPEFAPFLRLVSETPALRDYSHRMWMRHETALARAIAQEVGAPEDDATCAALAHFALESRELVHGHADPARAAEEVFALLERGWAAAHPDR, encoded by the coding sequence GTGACCGAACCCGCCCCGCACCCCAAGATCCCCGTCCCCGCCGGGACCGGCGCACCCGTCGGTCGCCGTGAACGCAAGAAGGCCCAGACCCGCAAGGCCCTGGCCGACGCCGCGCTGGAACTCTTCCTCGAACGCGGCTTCGACCAGGTGGGCGTGAAGGAGATCGCCGATGCCGCCGATGTGTCGGTGACCACGCTGTTCAAGCACTTCGCCAGCAAGGAAGCGCTCGTCTTCGACCAGGACGACGACATCGAGGCCGGCCTCGTCGCCGCCGTCCGCGACCGGGCCCCCGGCCAGTCGATCCCCCAGGCCCTGCGCGCCCACATCATCCATCCGGGCGGCCATGTCGGGCACCCGGAGTTCGCCCCGTTCCTGCGCCTGGTGAGCGAGACCCCGGCGCTGCGCGACTACTCCCACCGCATGTGGATGCGCCACGAAACGGCTCTGGCCCGAGCCATCGCCCAGGAGGTCGGCGCCCCCGAGGACGACGCCACCTGCGCCGCACTGGCCCACTTCGCCCTGGAATCCCGCGAACTCGTGCACGGTCACGCCGACCCGGCACGTGCCGCGGAGGAGGTGTTCGCGCTGCTGGAGCGGGGGTGGGCGGCTGCTCACCCGGACCGCTGA
- a CDS encoding alpha/beta hydrolase, with protein MATRPRARRLHRALLAALVTASVALPVSGAARPAAVPAPAPAALAPLTAATPAALAGRYAAGRDGILAAERAAAHHGDRTRAAALRAMAAPTRQFLSFDGRDGGRTAEVVGDLARAERIAVLVPGSDTSLDTYERFRADAVALQRELGGRSAVVAWLGYATPSLTSPDILTPALAEAAAPQLVDFLDELTVAKPAARVSLLCHSYGSVVCARAAPDLRVAGIIVYGSPGTGVDSVRDLHTRATVWAGRSAGDWIAHVPYVRIRLPFMTLGFGTDPVSGAFGARTFDAGSGGHGDYLKAGSVSLRNLARIVAGEYAAVSGRG; from the coding sequence ATGGCGACCCGCCCACGCGCCCGCCGCCTGCACCGCGCCCTGCTCGCCGCGCTCGTCACCGCCTCGGTGGCGCTGCCGGTGTCCGGCGCGGCCCGCCCCGCGGCCGTACCGGCCCCCGCACCCGCCGCCCTCGCGCCGCTCACCGCCGCGACCCCGGCCGCCCTCGCCGGACGCTACGCCGCCGGCCGCGACGGCATCCTGGCGGCCGAGCGCGCGGCGGCGCACCACGGTGACCGGACGCGGGCCGCCGCGCTGCGCGCCATGGCGGCGCCCACGCGGCAGTTCCTCTCCTTCGACGGCAGGGACGGCGGCCGGACCGCCGAAGTCGTCGGCGACCTGGCGCGGGCCGAGCGCATCGCCGTCCTCGTACCGGGCTCGGACACCAGCCTCGACACGTACGAACGCTTCCGCGCCGACGCCGTGGCGCTGCAACGGGAACTGGGCGGCCGGTCGGCCGTCGTCGCCTGGCTCGGCTACGCGACGCCCAGCCTGACGAGCCCGGACATCCTGACCCCGGCACTCGCCGAAGCGGCGGCCCCTCAACTGGTCGACTTCCTCGACGAGTTGACCGTTGCCAAGCCTGCTGCCCGCGTCTCGCTGCTCTGCCACTCCTACGGCTCGGTCGTCTGCGCCCGTGCCGCCCCGGACCTCCGGGTCGCCGGCATCATCGTTTACGGCAGCCCCGGCACCGGTGTGGACAGCGTCCGCGACCTGCACACCCGGGCCACCGTCTGGGCGGGCCGGAGCGCCGGGGACTGGATCGCCCACGTGCCGTACGTGCGGATCCGCCTCCCCTTCATGACCCTCGGCTTCGGGACGGACCCGGTATCGGGCGCGTTCGGCGCCCGGACCTTCGACGCCGGTTCCGGCGGTCACGGCGACTACCTGAAGGCCGGTTCGGTGTCGCTGCGGAACCTCGCGCGCATTGTGGCGGGGGAGTACGCGGCGGTGAGCGGCCGTGGGTAG